The Arthrobacter sp. NicSoilC5 genome has a window encoding:
- the rpsO gene encoding 30S ribosomal protein S15, producing the protein MALDAAVKQSIIKEYATAEGDTGSPEVQVAVLTQRIKDLTEHMKEHKHDYHTQRGLLAMVGRRKRMLSYLKKTDIARYRSLIERLGLRR; encoded by the coding sequence GTGGCACTTGACGCCGCTGTAAAGCAGTCCATCATCAAGGAATACGCAACCGCCGAAGGCGACACCGGTTCACCGGAGGTCCAGGTTGCCGTCCTGACCCAGCGGATCAAGGATCTGACTGAGCACATGAAGGAGCACAAGCACGACTACCACACCCAGCGCGGTCTGCTGGCCATGGTTGGTCGCCGCAAGCGCATGCTGAGCTACCTCAAGAAGACTGACATCGCCCGCTACCGTTCGCTCATCGAGCGCCTCGGCCTGCGCCGCTAG